The following proteins are co-located in the Pelecanus crispus isolate bPelCri1 chromosome 5, bPelCri1.pri, whole genome shotgun sequence genome:
- the FPGT gene encoding fucose-1-phosphate guanylyltransferase — protein MPAAGERSAARREATGRRLARFAALRGKAARPGEFWDVVAVTAADAEQALAYRQQLAEKLSRKELPLGVRYHVFVDPPGPKIGNGGSTLHVLRCLEDLYGDKWTSFIVLLIHSGGYSQRLPNASALGKIFTALPFGDPIYQMLELKLAMYIDFPSHMKPGILITCSDDIELYSTGVTETVTFDKPGFTALAHPSDLTVGTTHGVFVLDPSHFSGKGGLEYTSCHRFLHKPDIETMRQCGAVFVRGNCSQLSSSGDHSDSEIGSECVYTDSIFYMDHSTAKQLLTFYKQMGTLCCEIDAYGDFLQALGPGATQDYTKSTSNVTKEEAQLVEVRQKLCSLLKGTTLNVIVLNNSKFYHTGTTQEYLFHFTSDSKLKFELNLLSVAFSIFPDKAETLDQSASIIQSILEPGCFIGPGSIIEYSRIGPEVSVGKNSIISGSYINLKVDIPSNCFLSSLSIKINDRVKYVSMVFSVEDNLKKSVKLLSDTHSLQFFGVSLLECLDLWGVKVSDQLFSNTHLGLWTARIFPVCSTLSESVKMSLKMLHSVQHMSAFKLNGFKLLSVEEMLTYKDVEDMLKFRKQIYDKICLQRQKEKSDL, from the exons ATGCCGGCGGCGGGCGAgcggagcgcggcgcggcgggaggccACGGGGCGGCGGCTGGCGCGGTTCGCGGCGCTCAGAG GGaaggccgcccgccccggcgaGTTCTGGGACGTCGTGGCGGTGACGGCCGCCGACGCGGAGCAGGCCCTCGCCTACCGACAGCAGCTGGCCGAGAAGCTGAGCAGGAAGGAGCTTCCGCTGGGGGTTCGGTACCACGTTTTTGTGGATCCACCTGGACCGAAAATCG gaaatggTGGATCAACACTTCATGTTCTTCGATGCTTGGAAGATCTGTATGGTGATAAATGGACTTCTTTTATTGTGCTGCTAATTCATTCTG GTGGTTACAGTCAACGTTTACCAAATGCAAGTGCACTGGGAAAGATTTTCACAGCTTTGCCTTTTGGCGATCCCATTTACCAGATGTTGGAACTGAAGCTTGCCATGTACATTGACTTCCCCAGTCACATGAAACCAGGAATTCTCATTACATGTTCGGATGACATAGAACTTTACAGCACTGGAGTTACAGAAACCGTCACATTTGATAAACCTGGATTTACCGCATTAGCTCACCCTTCAGATTTGACAGTTGGGACCACCCATGGAGTATTTGTTTTAGATCCATCCCATTTTTCGGGAAAAGGAGGACTTGAATACACATCTTGCCACCGTTTCCTGCACAAGCCTGATATTGAGACAATGCGCCAGTGTGGTGCAGTGTTCGTGAGAGGGAATTGTTCTCAGCTAAGTTCTTCTGGAGACCACAGTGACTCAGAAATAGGCTCGGAGTGTGTGTATACAGACAGTATATTTTACATGGATCACAGCACTGCGAAACAATTACTGACATTTTATAAGCAGATGGGCACTCTTTGCTGTGAAATAGATGCATATGGTGACTTCCTCCAGGCCCTGGGACCTGGAGCCACTCAAGATTACACAAAAAGTACCAGTAATGTCACAAAAGAGGAAGCACAGTTAGTAGAAGTACGGCAGAAGCTATGCTCTCTTCTGAAAGGAACTACGCTTAATGTTATAGTCTTAAACAACTCTAAGTTCTATCACACTGGAACTACTCAAGagtatttgtttcattttacatctGATAGCAAACTGAAATTTGAGCTCAACTTACTGTCTGTGGCTTTTAGCATCTTTCCTGACAAAGCTGAGACCTTGGATCAATCAGCAAGTATCATTCAAAGCATACTTGAGCCTGGATGTTTTATAGGACCTGGATCCATTATTGAATACTCTAGAATTGGACCTGAAGTCTCAGTAGGGAAGAACAGCATTATTAGTGGATCGTACATAAATTTGAAAGTAGACATACCTTCAAACTGTTTTCTGAGTTCATTAAGTATAAAAATTAATGATCGAGTAAAGTATGTAAGTATGGTGTTTAGTGTAGAAGACAACTTGAAAAAGAGTGTGAAATTGTTGTCAGATACACATTCACTCCAGTTTTTTGGAGTCAGCTTACTAGAATGCTTGGACCTCTGGGGTGTAAAGGTTTCAGACCAGCTCTTCTCAAACACGCATTTGGGGTTGTGGACTGCTAGGATTTTCCCTGTTTGTTCTACTTTAAGTGAATCGgttaaaatgtcattaaaaatgttaCATTCTGTGCAGCACATGTCAGCTTTTAAATTGAATGGCTTTAAGCTCTTGTCTGTTGAAGAAATGCTCACCTACAAGGACGTAGAAGACATGTTGAAGTTTAGGAAGCAAATTTATGACAAAATCTGTCTACAGAGACAAAAAGAGAAGTCTGATTTGTAG